One Chloroflexota bacterium genomic window carries:
- a CDS encoding cupredoxin domain-containing protein, translated as MSKSESPSGSTKTIVAAVIGVLLIGASIFFVAAINNKAGGSPGFFGTRASLFADINLVAEIILLLGLVVGYGFARQGNIPAHQYNQTGWVLFNIILVIFIMGGAFGRQVIPGIPARLMQAFTLVSAIHGVLGLITILCGIYILLRMNKLLPAALRISWWKNLMRITLGLYWLVGLFGFGTYYVWYVAPREEVAVSTPEPGVVAEGGKVTLPLANYEFVPKELTIPVGTTVVFQNFDPDAHTATFDNDEFPAFGFQQGSTNEITFDKVGDYQYYCEYHGSPGVSGMAGVIHVVEAGAVAALPTSVTIPTETPQPTPVPFEVQILSVNGAGIFRDASARNDSFQLSLSGMPTGINGTFFAWLTGGANTSPLPLGAFPADAGNNAQFIYLDGHGDNLVAKYSGFIVTVEAAGSTPANPSDQIVFGGRIADDVLGPARALLAVSGDAPNNTGYALGLLDQAEELTHHTSELNNAAQNGDRNSMNRHIEHMYAIISGKGSPDYIDFDGDQFVDDPGDGFGLLTYADRIEAQANAVLASANTSDNAKAQAQKLITVAGNIRTWSKRLLELGLGAHEAKTDDDRKAHTTEIPGVAGQLLTGIDANGNGTVEATTEEGGAFTLYFNAQDMAGVGALAEADLAALPTPAPPTATPEPGITPSPTATAGPTATPGPVTVTLRNFEFVPTELTVPAGAKIVFSILDSQHGPYLSFPNSIDIAGFDAGTLNPGQTTSITFSNPGTFTIRCGVHPNKMVMTLTVTAP; from the coding sequence ATGTCCAAGTCAGAGTCTCCAAGCGGCTCAACCAAGACGATAGTGGCCGCCGTCATCGGCGTTTTGCTGATCGGAGCCAGCATCTTCTTCGTCGCCGCCATCAACAACAAAGCGGGCGGCTCGCCCGGCTTCTTCGGCACGCGGGCCAGTCTCTTCGCCGACATCAACCTGGTGGCCGAAATTATTTTGCTCCTCGGCCTGGTGGTGGGCTACGGTTTCGCCCGGCAAGGCAACATCCCTGCTCACCAATACAACCAGACGGGATGGGTTCTCTTCAATATTATTCTCGTCATCTTCATCATGGGCGGCGCTTTTGGCCGGCAGGTGATTCCCGGCATCCCGGCCCGGCTTATGCAAGCCTTCACCCTGGTCTCGGCCATTCACGGCGTGCTGGGCCTTATCACTATTCTGTGCGGTATCTACATTCTTCTGCGGATGAACAAGCTTCTGCCAGCCGCGCTCCGCATTTCGTGGTGGAAGAACTTAATGCGGATCACCCTCGGCCTGTACTGGCTGGTGGGGCTGTTCGGCTTTGGCACGTACTACGTGTGGTACGTTGCTCCGCGCGAAGAAGTGGCGGTTTCCACCCCGGAACCGGGCGTGGTCGCCGAAGGCGGCAAAGTCACCCTCCCGCTGGCAAATTACGAGTTTGTCCCCAAAGAATTGACGATCCCGGTTGGCACAACCGTCGTCTTCCAGAACTTCGATCCCGACGCGCACACGGCGACGTTCGACAACGACGAGTTTCCGGCTTTCGGCTTCCAGCAAGGCTCCACTAACGAGATCACGTTCGACAAAGTGGGCGACTATCAATACTACTGCGAATATCATGGTTCACCCGGCGTGAGCGGGATGGCGGGCGTGATCCACGTGGTGGAGGCCGGGGCGGTGGCCGCCCTGCCGACCTCGGTGACGATCCCGACCGAGACGCCGCAACCCACGCCCGTGCCGTTTGAAGTCCAAATTCTCAGCGTCAACGGCGCCGGAATCTTCCGCGACGCCTCGGCTCGCAACGACTCCTTCCAGCTTTCGCTCTCCGGCATGCCGACCGGAATCAACGGCACGTTCTTTGCCTGGCTCACCGGCGGAGCCAACACGTCGCCCCTGCCGCTCGGCGCGTTCCCGGCTGATGCCGGCAACAACGCCCAATTCATCTATCTGGACGGACACGGCGACAACCTGGTGGCAAAGTATTCCGGCTTCATCGTGACGGTGGAAGCCGCTGGATCAACGCCGGCCAACCCGTCCGACCAGATCGTGTTTGGTGGCCGCATCGCCGACGACGTGCTCGGCCCGGCCCGCGCCCTGCTGGCTGTTTCTGGTGACGCCCCGAACAACACCGGCTACGCGCTCGGCCTGCTCGACCAGGCCGAAGAGTTGACTCACCACACCAGCGAACTTAACAACGCCGCCCAAAACGGCGACCGCAATTCAATGAACCGGCATATCGAGCACATGTACGCCATCATTAGCGGCAAGGGAAGCCCGGATTACATTGACTTTGACGGCGACCAGTTTGTGGACGACCCCGGCGACGGCTTTGGCCTCCTTACCTACGCCGACCGCATCGAAGCGCAGGCCAACGCGGTGCTGGCCTCGGCCAACACTTCGGACAACGCCAAGGCTCAGGCCCAGAAGCTGATCACCGTCGCCGGCAATATTCGCACCTGGTCGAAGCGCCTGCTTGAGCTTGGCCTGGGCGCGCACGAAGCCAAGACCGATGATGACCGCAAGGCGCACACAACTGAGATTCCGGGCGTTGCCGGGCAATTGCTCACCGGCATTGACGCGAACGGGAACGGCACGGTTGAGGCAACCACCGAAGAAGGCGGCGCGTTTACGCTGTACTTCAACGCTCAAGACATGGCCGGTGTCGGTGCGCTGGCCGAAGCCGACCTGGCGGCCCTGCCCACGCCTGCGCCGCCCACCGCCACGCCCGAGCCAGGCATCACACCCTCGCCCACTGCCACCGCCGGCCCCACCGCCACGCCCGGCCCGGTGACGGTTACCTTGCGCAACTTCGAGTTTGTGCCAACCGAGTTAACCGTCCCGGCTGGCGCCAAGATTGTCTTCTCAATTCTCGACAGCCAGCACGGGCCGTACCTGTCGTTCCCGAACAGCATAGACATCGCCGGCTTTGACGCCGGTACGCTCAATCCCGGCCAGACGACCTCCATCACCTTCAGCAACCCCGGCACGTTCACCATTCGTTGTGGCGTCCACCCGAACAAGATGGTGATGACCTTGACGGTGACAGCGCCGTAA
- a CDS encoding FadR family transcriptional regulator — protein MKLSELDSDFLRHIVSSGYQPGNQLPTLGDLSDKLNISVGKLREQMEVARSLGIVDVRPRTGMRLEVYDFLPAVRYSLLFALATDPDYFQHFSALRNHIESSFWHEAVALLTDDDKQELKTLMQSAWAKLNGATIQIPHAEHKNLHLLIFSRLNNPFVKGLLEAYWEAYEAVELNLFSDYQYLREVWDYHQRIVDSILEGDADSGRALLNEHTNLLRHRVMPEERNGMAAA, from the coding sequence ATGAAGCTTAGTGAACTCGACTCCGACTTTCTTCGCCATATTGTTTCCAGCGGCTATCAGCCAGGAAATCAGCTTCCGACATTGGGCGACCTCAGCGACAAACTCAATATCAGCGTAGGCAAATTGCGCGAGCAAATGGAAGTGGCTCGAAGTCTGGGCATTGTGGATGTGCGCCCGCGAACCGGTATGAGGCTGGAGGTCTACGACTTCCTGCCCGCCGTTCGCTACAGCCTGCTCTTTGCCCTGGCCACCGACCCCGATTACTTCCAACACTTCAGCGCCCTGCGCAACCACATCGAATCAAGTTTCTGGCACGAGGCGGTGGCCCTGCTGACCGACGACGACAAGCAAGAACTCAAAACCCTGATGCAGTCAGCCTGGGCCAAGTTGAATGGGGCGACGATCCAGATTCCGCACGCCGAGCACAAGAATCTGCATCTGCTGATCTTTAGCCGCCTCAACAACCCGTTCGTCAAAGGCCTGCTGGAGGCATATTGGGAAGCCTACGAAGCGGTTGAGTTGAACCTGTTTTCGGATTATCAGTATTTACGCGAAGTGTGGGACTATCACCAACGCATTGTCGACTCGATCCTCGAAGGTGACGCCGACTCGGGCCGGGCGTTGTTGAACGAGCACACCAACCTGCTTCGCCACCGCGTTATGCCCGAAGAACGAAATGGCATGGCGGCGGCCTGA
- a CDS encoding LysM peptidoglycan-binding domain-containing protein, which produces MIIWAIVVVSNSDAPVVITLPQELTRIAAQAGSATPGEDELPTSTLAPTVEPTLFDSPTETLAALADTAAPLLPTDTFVPTIAASATNPATYVVQSGDTLFQISLHFGITVDALKAANGLTTDAIFPGQLLKIPGLGTAVVLPTVTPTFRLASTATPAATSAPGLPTSTVAPTVTVAPATATTAVISVGGLGPVIGPSPTWSVFAFPTRAPASGPTKLGFHVTLNSGGILDYVAAVRPPVMKGVDDIGFLKDVKQLSPNTITIGRFVVPQENIGGGDAAQRAIDFVNEQLPRYLQHKDYVNYWEGWNEVTYPNYEWYAQFEAARACEMQKHGLKAAIGAFSTGTPEPWQFEAFVPAIEAGIRCGAILTTHEYGAPTMYLWWGQGLPESYGHPPVPAYLDRGPLAGRYRFLYRDILLPRGLNIPLVISEAGIDGGAGAGQRPGYSNAQGWMGFWDYWGSDLGVTDPTSFYVDQLAWYDSLLRQDSYVIGATIFNISGGSSWQSFDAAGIIPKLTEYALMLR; this is translated from the coding sequence ATGATCATCTGGGCGATTGTCGTCGTTTCCAATTCTGACGCGCCGGTGGTCATTACTCTGCCGCAGGAATTGACTCGGATCGCGGCTCAGGCCGGATCGGCGACTCCGGGCGAAGATGAACTGCCAACCTCAACGCTTGCGCCGACGGTTGAGCCGACTCTGTTTGACTCCCCGACGGAGACGCTTGCCGCCCTCGCCGACACCGCCGCGCCTCTTCTTCCAACCGACACCTTCGTTCCGACCATAGCCGCCTCGGCCACCAACCCGGCCACTTACGTTGTGCAGTCGGGCGACACGCTCTTTCAAATTTCGCTTCACTTCGGTATCACCGTGGACGCTCTCAAAGCGGCCAATGGTTTGACGACGGATGCGATCTTTCCAGGGCAGTTGTTGAAGATTCCTGGATTGGGAACAGCCGTTGTTTTGCCAACCGTCACGCCGACGTTTCGTTTGGCGTCTACAGCCACGCCCGCCGCCACCTCAGCGCCGGGTCTTCCTACTTCCACTGTTGCCCCAACTGTGACGGTTGCCCCGGCAACCGCGACGACGGCGGTGATTTCAGTCGGTGGGCTAGGGCCGGTCATCGGGCCGAGTCCAACGTGGTCAGTTTTTGCCTTTCCAACCAGAGCGCCAGCGTCCGGCCCAACTAAATTGGGTTTTCACGTCACGCTCAATTCGGGCGGCATCTTGGATTATGTGGCCGCCGTTCGCCCGCCGGTGATGAAGGGCGTGGACGACATTGGCTTTCTCAAGGATGTCAAACAGCTTTCGCCGAACACGATCACCATTGGCCGATTCGTGGTGCCACAGGAGAACATTGGCGGCGGCGACGCGGCCCAACGGGCGATTGATTTCGTGAATGAGCAACTGCCGCGCTATTTGCAACACAAGGATTACGTGAATTACTGGGAAGGCTGGAACGAGGTGACTTATCCGAATTACGAATGGTACGCCCAGTTCGAGGCGGCGCGGGCTTGCGAGATGCAGAAGCATGGCTTGAAGGCCGCCATCGGCGCGTTCTCCACCGGCACGCCGGAACCCTGGCAGTTCGAGGCTTTCGTTCCGGCGATTGAGGCGGGCATTCGTTGTGGCGCGATTTTGACGACGCACGAGTATGGCGCGCCGACAATGTATTTGTGGTGGGGGCAGGGCCTGCCCGAAAGTTACGGCCACCCTCCGGTTCCGGCCTATTTGGATCGCGGCCCGCTGGCCGGGCGCTATCGCTTTTTGTATCGCGACATTTTGTTGCCACGCGGCCTGAACATTCCGCTGGTGATCTCGGAAGCCGGCATTGACGGCGGGGCGGGGGCGGGCCAGCGGCCCGGCTATAGCAATGCGCAAGGCTGGATGGGCTTCTGGGATTACTGGGGCTCGGATTTGGGCGTGACCGACCCGACATCTTTTTACGTGGATCAGTTGGCCTGGTACGACAGCCTGCTCAGGCAAGACTCGTACGTGATCGGGGCGACGATCTTCAATATCTCTGGCGGCTCGTCGTGGCAATCATTCGACGCCGCCGGCATCATTCCGAAATTGACGGAGTATGCGTTGATGTTGAGGTGA